The Anastrepha ludens isolate Willacy chromosome 2, idAnaLude1.1, whole genome shotgun sequence genome contains a region encoding:
- the LOC128860560 gene encoding cilia- and flagella-associated protein 58, translating into MSAGSRASGSDDEPLVPEDFDDDFYANVMDKVPEITKALRQKDTHENADNVQRLVICSNRYKSDWQMEQLHCQELSNEIERLKDRLDHVNKLSKMDLATIAELRTVIESAWMQKDAAQSREQLAQDEMLKMREKMDSLEQMVEHLSDKRSGLQSKRDEQREREKLNNEIRELNKRLQIQRLYTTEVEAMTQTLEEKNKAMIKMLDETSNESYNNRKRLDALEKELAQSRSEEAKAKEKIQQIKVQNEQLTKLKVRHNLQILSLKTNLEHLNTQHNTTSNKLAKTTVELEYATQERDENKRALTQRISLLKLREDDIIKLKRENAKLVKSEENTSRKYAALNDARAKAEEENARLESQLNTQDKELESLRRIVHQFEKNNEHLTKERDALKRDLFVQHHTVEQTDEQFQKSQHEIKSLQEIISAMEVRLKKMQEDNVKLKKEKAKKVDEIQVFVDKIDALQNEIQLKENYEIELKRTISDLEQKANNLSRQQDALLNEKNSIARNLQASDEKHAKLEQQIAKLHDNIENSKSKVSLRDSEIGRLQLQIDKLEKERRLLKTELRYTQLGHQHTRCELQERKKECDKNTKSQQDDNQKLSQLKRELERIRDEKNTVSVALTKCNDEYAQLKDQLQTLQTAYDQTAKHYAQGQEDMRLMRVEIKNLRTERNVLRKDRENAADLRQELLQMHRLLNQERIKARAMQEEMLTPMNIHRWRNLKGRDPEKMDLIMRIQSLRKQILQQNVSALQQEQALEESQRLYEALKEFMLKLPSHKVRAELNNVKATLSGKERKLKALMAELQVKELDERTNSQKLEEFKVRLTDAKSQLNQERRQKQKLLEDQQLLVQMQAQCFSAPPNIQRTLGAGFKLISGV; encoded by the exons ATGAGCGCCGGTTCCAGAGCTTCCGGTTCGGATGATGAGCCTTTGGTGCCCGAAGATTTCGATGATGATTTCTATGCGAATGTAATGGATAAAGTACCTGAG ATTACCAAAGCGCTGCGCCAGAAGGACACCCACGAAAATGCGGATAATGTGCAACGTTTGGTCATATGCTCGAATCGCTATAAATCAGACTGGCAAATGGAGCAGCTTCACTGCCAGGAACTCAGCAATGAGATAGAGCGCTTGAAAGACCGCCTGGATCATGTCAACAAACTCAGCAAAATGGATCTGGCGACAATAGCAGAGCTGCGTACAGTTATCG AGAGCGCTTGGATGCAAAAGGACGCCGCACAATCACGTGAGCAGCTCGCGCAAGATGAAATGTTGAAGATGAGAGAAAAAATGGACTCACTCGAGCAGATGGTAGAACATTTAAGCGATAAACGTTCGGGCTTGCAGAG CAAACGCGACGAACAGAGAGAACGTGAAAAACTTAATAATGAGATCCGTGAGCTCAACAAACGTCTACAAATACAACGTCTCTATACCACCGAAGTTGAAGCAATGACGCAAACCCTGGAGGAGAAGAATAAAGCAATGATCAAAATGCTTGAT GAAACCTCCAATGAATCATACAATAATCGTAAGCGATTGGATGCGCTTGAAAAAGAGCTTGCACAATCGCGCAGTGAGGAAGCCAAAGCCAAAGAGAAGATCCAACAAATCAAAGTACAAAATGAACAGTTGACCAAACTGAAGGTGCGACATAATCTGCAAATACTCTCGCTGAAAACCAATCTGGAACATCTGAATACTCAACACAACACGACAAGCAACAAATTGGCTAAGACCACAGTAGAGCTCGAGTATGCGACACAGGAACGGGATGAGAACAAACGAGCGCTAACACAGCGCATCAGCTTGTTGAAG TTGCGTGAGGATGATATTATCAAGCTGAAGCGCGAAAATGCGAAGCTAGTCAAGTCGGAGGAGAATACATCGCGGAAATACGCCGCGCTGAATGACGCGCGTGCCAAAGCGGAGGAGGAAAATGCACGTCTGGA ATCCCAGCTAAATACACAGGATAAGGAATTGGAATCGTTGCGGCGCATTGTGCATCAATTCGAAAAGAACAATGAACATTTAACTAAGGAGCGGGACGCGCTGAAACGTGACTTGTTCGTCCAACATCACACAGTCGAACAGACAGACGAACAGTTTCAGAAATCACAACATGAAATTAAATCGCTACAAGAAATAATATCTGCGATGGAGGTGCGCCTGAAGAAAATGCAAGAGGACAATGTGAAATTGAAGAAAGAGAAAGCAAAGAAAGTGGATGAGATACAAGTTTTTGTAGATAAAATCGATGCGCTGCAAA ATGAGATACAACTGAAGGAAAACTATGAGATTGAGCTTAAGCGCACAATAAGCGATCTTGAGCAGAAAGCTAACAATCTGTCGCGTCAGCAAGACGCGCTGTTGAACGAGAAAAACAGTATTGCTCGTAACCTACAGGCCTCCGATGAGAAGCATGCCAAGTTGGAACAACAAATCGCCAAACTGCACGACAACATCGAGAACTCTAAAAGCAAGGTCTCGCTTCGAGATAGCGAAATTGGTCGACTGCAACTACAAATCGACAAGCTGGAGAAAGAACGACGCTTGCTAAAGACTGAGTTACGCTACACGCAGCTGGGGCATCAGCACACACGTTGTGAGCTGCAGGAGCGCAAGAAGGAATGCGATAAGAATACCAAGTCCCAGCAG gaTGACAATCAAAAGTTATCACAACTCAAACGTGAACTCGAGCGCATCAGAGACGAAAAGAACACCGTCTCTGTGGCGCTCACCAAATGCAATGACGAGTATGCGCAGCTGAAAGATCAGCTGCAAACACTACAAACGGCTTACGATCAAACGGCCAAGCACTACGCACAAGGACAAGAGGATATGCGTCTAATGCGCGTAGAGATCAAGAACTTGCGCACGGAACGTAATGTGTTGCGCAAGGATCGAGAAAATGCCGCAGATTTGCGGCAGGAACTACTACAAATGCATAGGCTACTCAATCAGGAGCGCATCAAAGCGCGTGCCATGCAGGAGGAGATGCTGACACCGATGAACATACACCGTTGGCGCAATCTGAAGGGACGTGATCCAGAGAAAATGGATCTCATAATGCGAATACAATctttacgcaa GCAAATTCTGCAACAAAATGTGTCAGCACTGCAGCAAGAGCAAGCGCTCGAGGAGTCGCAGCGACTGTATGAGGCATTGAAGGAATTCATGCTGAAGCTGCCGAGTCATAAAGTGCGCGCGGAATTAAACAATGTGAAA GCTACTTTGTCCGGCAAAGAGCGTAAGCTTAAAGCGCTTATGGCCGAACTGCAAGTGAAAGAATTAGATGAGAGAACTAATTCGCAAAAGTTGGAAGAATTCAAGGTGCGCCTCACCGATGCCAAATCACAACTTAATCAAGAACGaagacaaaagcaaaaactgcTCGAAGACCAACAGCTGCTGGTGCAAATGCAGGCACAATGCTTCTCAGCGCCGCCAAATATACAACGCACATTGGGCGCTGGCTTCAAACTTATTAGCGGAGTTTGA
- the LOC128860571 gene encoding cilia- and flagella-associated protein 58: protein MPPKKRKDKGKKKKESIKEESPEPQVILSDPSIYDHELDLLEDLNDDFFSAANLTIQKLMEVNHTYEASKIKKYVDLIFNLHRRFADEVKETSLLRPQVIRAENKLRLALELTANSEEAMEKLREALSKAWMESDASLLREQDTQERLQEVMIKCEGMESKEVKKQDNTSEFGHLSKYKNIILRERDRLNGEVNDLEKRLQFQRYYSESLEYMNKNNEENIVKLSMQVRQLETEKGNFEIKIRSLLNNLDDQKEINTRTALRFDAVNRELMETQRKLARKVADFDQQKHALEKLRNDNIVNNRQILKNEEDIADLRKEVRENEDLIRTLRLEDKVKANTITQLTKKYKKAVQDHSSISSKLYKLNRLNHTLGEDITRLKNQINALEKDVLNSTYKFDELRRAKEHIQHERDALRSDIVKLNNQIADLKHTIMMQSIHIDGLQLDISKLNVKLDEMRLNVSKAEKERDEMAQEVETLHERIEYQQEQIQLKSNQVADLSEKLQQKHLTLINVKKQLEIAHSEKMGLRRSLETCTQERDNFRVLQTKTNHQIQQLTAEIMVNQNKIANLNLQIERLNNEKKELQSELKNKENLLASVRRDLREIKTKNENLHKTIHEDGLKFMKMSQDLDETRKEKNLIGLQMVRRNDEIVVLRDKLCNTQAALDQGQTQYNQRVEDIRLLKMEIANLQTERDCLTRAIKSTADMREEIIRLQRSLNQERIKVRSLTEDAKTPTGVHRWRILKGEDPNRYQLLEKVQMLQRRNLKQEIHKEKIEQKLEETHRVCDSLKRVVENLPTTEVKQKLVVTQRINRSQLKKLKALSAELSINQIELKARECIIEEFKDSLKKAKQQQNCEEQSVTEPTQSAISSAVVPYVYSSQENYMDCIFVETSDHSQDMQELKTGLTV from the exons atgccacCGAAAAAGCGTAAAGACAAAGGCAAAAAGAAGAAGGAGTCCATAAAGGAAGAGTCTCCGGAACCGCAAGTCATATTATCTGACCCTTCTATATATGACCATGAATTGGATTTGTTGGAAGACCTAAACGATGACTTCTTCTCAGCAGCAAACCTG ACAATACAAAAACTCATGGAAGTGAACCACACTTACGAGgcttcgaaaataaaaaaatatgtggacTTAATATTCAATTTACATCGTCGCTTTGCCGATGAGGTAAAAGAGACGTCCCTGCTGAGACCACAAGTGATACGCGCGGAGAATAAGTTGCGCTTAGCTTTGGAGCTGACTGCTAATTCAGAAGAGGCTATGGAAAAGCTGCGTGAAGCGCTTA GTAAGGCTTGGATGGAGAGTGATGCCTCGTTATTGCGCGAACAAGACACACAGGAGCGTTTGCAGGAAGTGATGATAAAATGCGAAGGAATGGAGAGTAAGGAGGTGAAGAAACAGGATAATACATCGGA ATTTGGCCATTTATCgaagtataaaaatattatcttaCGTGAACGCGATCGTCTCAACGGGGAAGTAAACGATCTTGAGAAGCGTTTACAATTTCAACGTTACTACTCCGAATCTCTCGAGTATATGAACAAAAACAATGAAGAGAATATAGTAAAGTTGAGTATGCAAGTTCGCCAGCTCGAAACGGAGAAGGGCAATTTTGAGATCAAAATTCGAAGTCTTCTAAACAACCTGGATGATCAGAAGGAGATCAATACGCGCACGGCCTTGAGATTCGATGCCGTGAATCGTGAG TTAATGGAAACTCAAAGGAAATTAGCGAGAAAGGTAGCCGATTTTGATCAGCAAAAGCATGCATTGGAGAAATTGCGTAATGACAACATAGTGAATAACAGACAGATACTTAAGAATGAGGAAGATATAGCCGATCTGCGTAAAGAGGTGCGTGAGAATGAGGATTTAATTAGAACGTTGCGTTTGGAGGATAAAGTAAAGGCCAATACAATAACTCAATTAaccaaaaaatacaagaaagcgGTGCAAGATCATAGCTCCATCTCATCCAAATTGTACAAACTGAACCGGCTAAATCATACCTTGGGCGAAGATATAACGCGTCTAAA AAACCAAATCAATGCGTTGGAAAAGGATGTGCTTAATTCCACTTATAAATTCGATGAATTGCGCCGTGCCAAGGAGCACATCCAACATGAACGAGACGCATTGCGCAGCGATATTGTCAAATTGAACAATCAGATTGCAGACCTCAAACATACCATCATGATGCAGTCGATTCATATCGACGGACTGCAATTGGATATAAGCAAGTTGAATGTGAAACTCGACGAAATGCGATTGAACGTATCAAAAGCGGAGAAAGAGCGCGACGAAATGGCGCAAGAGGTTGAGACCCTACATGAGCGCATCGAATACCAACAAG AACAAATACAGTTGAAATCGAATCAAGTTGCGGATCTCAGCGagaaattacaacaaaagcACTTAACACTGATCAACGTCAAAAAGCAATTGGAGATTGCGCACTCAGAGAAAATGGGCCTCAGGCGAAGTTTGGAAACCTGCACGCAGGAGCGCGACAATTTCCGCGTACTACAGACG AAAACGAATCATCAAATACAACAACTCACCGCAGAAATTATGGTCAATCAAAACAAGATCGCCAATCTGAATCTGCAAATAGAGCGTTTGAACAACGAAAAAAAGGAGCTCCAGTCTGAATTGAAGAACAAGGAGAATTTGCTGGCGAGTGTGCGGCGTGATTTGCGTGAgattaaaaccaaaaatgagAATCTACACAAGACTATACACGAGGATGGGTTGAAGTTCATGAAAATGTCACAGGACCTGGACGAGACGCGCAAAGAGAAGAACCTGATTGGTTTGCAAATGGTGCGACGCAATGATGAGATCGTAGTGCTGCGCGACAAACTCTGCAATACACAAGCGGCTTTGGATCAAG GTCAGACCCAATACAATCAGCGCGTTGAGGATATCCGCCTGCTGAAAATGGAAATAGCCAACTTGCAAACGGAACGTGATTGTTTGACGCGTGCCATTAAGAGTACAGCAGATATGCGTGAAGAAATCATAAGATTACAGCGTTCTTTGAACCAGGAACGCATCAAAGTGCGTTCACTCACGGAGGATGCGAAGACACCGACTGGAGTGCATCGTTGGCGCATACTTAAGGGTGAAGATCCGAATCGCTATCAGTTGTTGGAGAAAGTGCAGATGTTGCAAAG ACGAAACCTGAAACAAGAGATTCATAAAGAGAAGATTGAGCAAAAGCTGGAGGAAACTCATCGCGTGTGTGACTCACTGAAACGAGTGGTAGAGAATCTGCCAACAACAGAAGTTAAGCAAAAGCTTGTCGTGACGCAG CGTATAAATCGCTCGCAGCTAAAGAAATTGAAAGCGCTTAGCGCTGAGTTATCGATCAATCAAATTGAACTGAAAGCGCGCGAATGCATTATTGAAGAATTCAAAGACTCGTTGAAGaaagcaaagcaacaacaaaattgtgaAGAACAAAGCGTTACAGAGCCGACACAGTCTGCGATATCAAGCGCTGTGGTGCCGTATGTCTATTCTAGCCAGGAGAATTATATGGATTGCATTTTTGTGGAGACTAGCGATCACAGCCAAGATATGCAGGAGCTTAAGACTGGTTTGACGGTTTGA